The genomic segment GTGCTCCGAGCCCCGGACTTCAACTGCCCCTTCCTGCTGCAAACGGACGCCTCCGACACCGGGTTGGGAGCCGtcctctcccaggttcaggacgGTGAGGAACACCCGGTGCTCTACATCAGCCGGAAGCTGACCCCCACGGAACAACGCTACGCCGCTGTAGAGAAGGAAGCGTTGGCCGTCaagtgggcagtcctggagctcAGGTATTACCTCCTCGGTAGAAAGTTTACATTGTTTACAGACCATGCCCCCCTGCAGTGGATGGCGAGGGCCAAGGAGACCAACGCAAGGGTCACCTGCTGGTTCCTGGCGCTCCAGGACTTCCACTTCGTCGTGAAACACCGGGCGGGAACGGCCAACGCCAACGCCGATGGGCTCTCGCGGAGCTGGTCAGCTTTCGCAGGTCTGTCAGGTTTCTCTCCCACCCACCCCAGTCTCCCCTCTTGCCCGCAGGAACAGGACGACGCTTAGGGGGGGGGAGTGTGACGCGTGTCCCGGGACCttatcagcgtcgccctggaaacggagGAGAAGCACCTGCACGCCATTAACGCGGGCTGGCCGGCCACACCTGAACCTCATTACGAGGCAGACATATAAGCCACCAAGAGGCGCATTTGAGGGAGACATGACTCCAGTGAAGCATCACTCActtttctctccttctctcctcAGAGAGCAGCGTTTAGCCGGCCAGCCCGAAGCACCTGCACCGCACGGACACCGGACACTGGGCACTAACGCACTCGGAGCACTGAAAAGAAGTTGATCCTGGAGCACGAAGACACAGCACCTGAATTCTACGGCACGCCACTCATTTCACTCAATAAAACGCACCCTTCGGGGCATTTATTGCACTCATcctgtcgtgtgattcttccgcCCGTTACACTGTGTTTACAAATCCATGGAACGCTGAGTTGCATGTGCATTTCTTGTAGTTTATTGTAAGCTTGATTACAAAAAATTAGAAGAATAAACTTGATAAAACAAAGTAGTACAAACTTAATGAAATCAAACAATTTTGCTGCTAGACAAACAGAAGGTAAGGTCTAGAGACCATGTGCTCCCAGCAGGCCACACAGAGGGGGCACATCTCCAAAATGAAAGAttgaaaaagtattaaaatgtaaGTGAATAAATGGCTCCTACAATGAAATGCAACAAAACTGCAGTTTGTTCATGGCCTGTGAGAGTACTACAGACTCAcctgagtttgtttgtttgttcataagGTTCATCCTTCAGGAAGGACTGCGTCATCGAAGTTCAGGGCAAAGGCATTTCCACGGTTGACATGATCTGGACAGTCCTGCTGGAGTCTGACGAGGAGTTAATCTCCCGTAACACGTCACATCGCATTCATCAGGAGCCCATGAAGTGTGTACTGAATTTAGCTGTGTTTCAGATAAGAAAAAGATAGGTTAAGACTCCAATTTAGTCCGTTTTGGTGTGGACAGTCTTATTTCATTCAAAATTGATTTTaggtttgaataaattatgctttGTTGTTTGAAACCATGTAGAGACTAGACGTGTCATGCATTTATCTTGAATAACTTTGTGATTTTTATACAAAGTTAGAAAATACTCAAAAAAGATGAAGCacctttaatttgtattttagaatgaatttaattttagaataaattactaaaatagctatcaccacattattattattattattattattattatatatttaaaacattaaaaaaaattcaaataaaagtaGCTGTATTGTGATGAATGTCattattgtaaattaattatCCTTAATTAAAGACTCAGAGACTATATAGATTCATTGCATCTATAAAATTCATACTAAATAGAGAAAATACTGAATAAATTTGTAGCACTGTTCATTTGCGAAGTATTTAATTCATTGGTTAATACAAAAAATCTCTTATCACttgaatattgaatatattaaacattttaatgggggaaaaaaacagctaTATTATGATATGTCGTCATTGTGATTTATAAGTTTTGgatgaatttgaatttttaattagtttgaaACCACATTGACAAGATTATTATTTAGTATAGTTATTAATTATACAATATAACATGAAAAAGATTTTTTCCCAGTAAAAATAACTTGATGTATATCCTTACTGTGATAAGATTTTATTATAGACTGTCATGCATGCATTGAAGAGAAAAGGAAAAGAGAGAATAGCACAGGCAGACACAAAGCACATGTTCATAGTCTCTGTGTGGGATTTTCCCACAGTTTTGGAAGGtgaatatttctgtttattagTATATATGCTTATATTGGTGAGTCATATGTTTTTCCTTCGGTTGAAGTATAACCCATGTCCTTTCATCTTAAAGGGAAAGCCGAACGGAGGATGGCTATCATGTGGTGCGAACGCTCTCGCTGTCTGCCGTATCGGAGGAGGATTTCTATTTGAACTTCACCTGTGTGGTGTTCAGCACCCGAGGACATTCCAGCGGTCAGATCACACTCGTCCCTGCAGGTGCGTTACAGCAACGCCTAAATAAATACTACTTCAACATGCAAATCTTTCTCTATTAGCCAATTCAATCGATAAATATGTGCATTTGTAGTGGCTCAAAATCCTGCCACTCATGACATGAGCGTTTTCACTTTCAGTGTCGACAGCAAATGACTAGTTTTTGGAAACTCAGCCGCTGGTTAAGCGATCAGTGGGTGTTTCTCATGTAGTCAGAGCTGCTGAGATTTTCCAGCTTGTACAACACGAGAAAATGAAAAACTATCAACTAATCGGCaccttttttgtttattttattggcaacgttttacaataaggttcattagttaacatgaactaagaatgaacaatacttctacagcatttattaatcttaatgttaatttcagcatttacaaatgcattattaaaatcacaagttgttttgttaacattagttaatgcaccgtgaactaacatgaacaaacaatgaacgactgtTTTTATTGCCTAACATTAATAaagagtgtaataaatgtagtgttcattgttcgttcatgttaattaatacattaactaatgttaacaaatgacaccttattgtaaagtgttaccattttgattttatttcaaagaATTTATTGGGTTGTCCAAAATTTTAAAGGTTAATCATCATGAAATTATTTAAGGAATcggttttaattcaaatttgtttttattaaacattaaatgatCATACGTCTTTTATGTTGGTGTCATGGTTTGGGGGACTTAatgtgttaatatatttattgattgatttaattgcatcatttaattgcatttttgacattttatgtcaaaaaaggtgtttgttgtttttttcagatgAAAATTACAAAGACGATTTAAAatggcatttaaaaataaaatccaggtttgctgtgcttgtttgtagAGCTCAATTtgcacaatattaatattttatgactataaataaataaaatcattttttattcttatttctaaaagaaagtaaacaaaataaaaaaatattactattttaatatttcactgtaaaataaaaaaaatcaagtatttaagatatattttattttacactaccaatgtaaaattacaatactaatatgtAGGCTgtctaaattaaatgttaatgaataattttaatttttgtatttatttacaaccctaatttatttcaatattttataacatctTGATTGCcccttaattttatttacttttattttattaaaatattaatgtatttacttAATGGTTGATGGCATCGTTTTCATGACAgatttgtcttattttattcCCTGCATTCTGTGTTTGCAGAGCAACGTGTTTTAAAGTTTATATGCATttctatatgtattttaaagatgGGCAAGTGGCAACAATTAGTTGTTGGAAACTTGGCCGCTGGTTAAGCGAGCAGTGGGCGTTTCTCGTGTAGTCAGAGCTGCTGAGATTTTCCTGCACGCAAAACAAGAGAAAGCACAGACCGTCAACAAATCTGCACATtcttagttattttattttattgcgcAGAATTTATTGGGTTGTGTGAAGTTTTATGGGTTAGCtatcatttaaataatgtaaataatcactttaaattaaaaaaatttattattgagcattaaatgaattattatacCTCATTTATGTCGATCTACATAATGATCTGGGGAACTGatgttatatttattgattgatttaacTACATAAATTTTGaataatgaatatttgcagAAAATTGTAGGACAGCTGTGAAATTATTATGCTAATATTTAAGgctgtctttattttttttttaatgttaataaataattgcagaaaattcagattatttatttatttatttatttttattaatttacatccCTGATTTAAATGttgaatttatattaattttatgaaaatattaatttctatttatgacttaaataaaaattttaaaaaaatatttgaatatttaaatttacaaaaaataaatttataaatttttggaaaaaaacatCTTGAAAGCCCCTTTCTACATTGCATTGACTAGTTTATATacgtttacttttatttattaacaaattgaTGTTTTTACTAAACACATAGTTTTTATAACAGATTAGTCTCATTTAATTCCCTGCATACTGTGTTTGCAGAATGACATGATTGAAAGTTTATATTGCCTGTAAGTTCATCTGAAGTGcgaaataatttttcaaaaagcaAACATGATCTGCTTGCACATGTTCACTAGGAAaacataactgttttttttgtttgtctgtcCTGTCCCTTCATCACCAGATCCGAACCTTTTATTGCCTCTTGGTCTTCTCCTGGGCTCGGTGGCATTGCTCTTCGTGACGGGTGTGCTTCTGTGCACCATATTCAAGGTGGAGCTGGCCTTGTGGGTCAGGACTGTGTTTCCATTCATCTACAAAACCACAGGTAGTCaataaacaggaaataaacttTCACACTTTAGCAGCGTCGTGCATTTACTGGGAAATTACGCTATTTACATAAACTAGAATTAACACCTTACAGTGCAATCGTAGCGCTGCAGGACATactgaaaaatacatcataATAATTGcctttaatgtatttatttagcatgTTCTGTGCTGTTTGGTTGTGTTTTCTAGATGGTGATGGTAAACAGTATGATGCATACATCGCCTATCCTAGAGTACTCGAGGGCTCAAGCGAAAAGGCTGAGATTTTTGCGATGAGCACTTTGCCGCAGGTTTTGGAGGGCCAGTACGGTTATAAGCTGTTCATCCTGGGCCGGGACGGCCTGCCTGGGGAAGGTAAAGCATATGCAACAAAACAAAGCACTGTCATATAAACAGTTTGTTGTGATTTCATATAAGACATCAAATGGTGATCCGACACCAAACGTAGCTGCatgatttggggaaaaaatctaatttttttctgataaaaattgagacttaaaatgtgatttattaaaaaaagtttactatttaaaaaatatatatttagaacatttattatataaataatacatatcaaaaatatatttttaatactacttagtatttcatttaaaaaaaataagtgttttaattTCTTGATTTCTTAGTCTTTAAAGTtcaattttaaacattaaacaatcaAACTTTCATTCTGATTTCACATTATACATCAAAAGAAGATTGAAAACCAAACATAAGGCATATTTAATGTAGCTGCAcgatttgggggaaaaaatctaatTGGGATTTTTCTGATATAAATTGGgatttaaaaattcaattaaagaaagaaaataggtttgtgctgcacaatttgggccatttaaaaaaaaaatgttaatatatcaATATGACTGAAGTAGTAACAatgatttgtattattattattattattattattattattattattattatttatatcgATACAGATTTAAGGCAGAGTAATGTGttcaatttcaaattaaattattattattattgttaaaattattattactaagaAAATATCAAAAAAGAAATAACACTATTAATGCCAAATAATACCAAACGAGAGAGATATATGATGGATAGATATaactatattataataattaggGGTGGGCGCTATACCGGTATTAACGTGACTACCGGTATTATGTTGTGCCATGATATACCGTGGATACCGTTCCATATTCGTGGATTTCATTGGATGGACAGacaaagatttttttcattactgcgtcatcagagagagagatgccACGTTCGATCAGACATAAATCAGAACCGGATAGTTTTTGCTCCAAACACAGGATCGGCTTTTCGGAACTGCACACAAACtggattataataattttccaaaatgtaatttgtgttgTAATATTACTAAGTCTGTATACGGCTGTTAATACAGGACAGAGACGCAGAACACGGacacaaagagagaaaatactgtAGCAGGCAGCGCAAGATCACTGTTCACAATACTCGAAATATaggaagaaaaatataaataatgaattgggGTCAGGGGATTAATATGAATGAGTATCTGAAGGGtactctcttcagaaaactttagatggcattttctttttctcctgCCTCTGTGTTCATAAGCGCAGCTTTATTTACAGCGGTAACCAAAGGAACGCTAAACTGAGGCCAtaagcgccatctgctgtcagagagtgaatttgcatgTTCTTTCAGTCCATTTGCTGTTTATCTTTTGCGCAGGTGCTTAAGGCCAAAGTATACTTCGGCCATCCGTGCACCGTCCACATTACGTCATTTTCGTCATCAGGAGGGCTCGCGTACAGGCAATTTTTTGAGACCGCGCGGACGGTCCGTGTACATCAGCGCATGCGCGAGGTGAATGTTGAGACAAGTCGAGTTGGTGGTACTGCGCATGTGTCGAGCTTGTCCGTCCGCACTCGTCCGCGGTTGAGTATACTTTGAAAGCTGTGCGGACGTGGCTGTGCGCAAGACGGAACGGAACGCCGAATGTGAAGTATACCCCGGCCTTTATgtagcataatttcacaaatctaaagtcagaccattctatTTTTGCCTTATAtcttgaaatcatgttttttttcctaGTTATATAaggttaaaatacatattttgcctCTAATTTAACTAAGGTCTACTAAAATGTGattccaaatatttttttttactcatatCGCGATATAATATTGATATCGTCTGGACAGTGGAAAATTTTAGCTAATATCGCCcacctaataaataaatatatatatatatatatatatatatatatatatatatatatatatactgatggatggatggatagatatgactatattataataataataataataatttattaaatgtacagttattttaacaaaatacattttactgtataaaaacttttttaaaacaagtatttataatatttttattttgcagtacAGCTGTATAAttactagtgttgtcaaacgattaattgcatccaaaataaaagtttttgtttacataatgtgtatactgcgtatatttattatgtgtatataactaaaacacatgcatgtgtatatttaagaaaaatgttgcgtatatattaaatatatttatatataatataaaatataagaatatgaatatataaacgtaaatattttcaatatatacactgtatgtatatgtatgtaaacaaaaacttttattttggatgcgattaatcgtttgacagcactagtaattACAATACTAATTATTCCGctcttaatttcttcattttcaaacattaaaccatGAAAACcaatagtatttttttgttgttgttgtttatttaattggGGTTTAGGAGGATTAAGtaattagtatatttatttaattatttataaatttaattaaatcacagcCTGTACTTTTGGAAAATCACTTTAAGCCATACCGTGATTTTGGTTTTATATTGAATAATCATGCAGCTCTAGTCTGGGCCGTATTTTGTGTTACCAATCGTAGTTTTGCACCATTTGAACACATTACTCTGCCTTAAATCTGTATCTATGTAaatcatatatgtgaccctggagcacaaaaccagtcatatttatcacaggtatatttgtagcaatagccaaaaatacattgtatgggtcaaaattataaatttttcttttatgccaaaaatcattaggatattaagtagagatcatgttccatgaagatattttgtaaacttcctactgtaaatacataaacttaatttttgatcaatatGCGTTActaagaactttatttggacaactttaaaggcgattttctcattatttagattttttgcaacCTCAGTTTCCAGATTTCCAGAAAGCCAGGAAATGCCTATAGCAGttgctgaataaacagaagattgaactgttttcattgattcaacgtgaatctaatattttgatatatattttcctaatgacaattttatgattattgGTTTATAATACTAAATTGGTTTATAATTCTAAAAACACTTTTTCTATTTGtatcacagaataaggcagaaaatatatttttttgtaataaatgctATGTCAGTTAGCACAGTGTCAttcatatactttatttattacctggagaAGGCTTGAAAAACAAACCATATATTGTTGCAATCGTTTATTGTCTTACTGTCAGGTTTATGCTTGTTATTCAGCTTTGCTACAGGGATAGCGGgatgcctttgtccatattaggggTTTCCTGGCATGTCAAAAGTTTTTATTACTCATATGAGTCAGTTTTGGACTTTCTGCGCGAGAGCGGCCTCCGGCttcgagtatgaatgaaacatacactgcaAGACTGTTCAGCACTCCATAATGTTCACATAGTTTTGGATACGAATAAAACGTGTCCAAAAAGATGTGACTATcttgtttcttttaatttaaatatagatttattcACACTGGCCCTTAAAAAACCTCTATGTGAATATACTTGCTCGAAAAAAGTGCAGGGGAAGAGTTAAGATTTTATTAAATGCCGAGAGGACACATCCTCCGCGTTTTCTATGACCACGCTGCAGGGGGCCAACACAAAGGGATGAAAGAGCCGGGGTTGCCGATCcctgtcctatcctaacaaaccatacattaatgaagagcatatttatttagctttcagatgataaaaattgacccttatgactggttttgtggtccatggtcacacaTTTGTAGTTTCCATTAGTGTATTCTTCAGAGCTTTATCTGGCTCATTTCCCTGTGTTTTCCAGCTGTGGTGGACGTGGTGCAGGACGCTCTGAGCCGCTGTCGCAGACTGCTGCTGCTCTACACGGCGTCGTCGCTCTGCAGCCCGGAGGCGCAGGAGTGGGCCGAGCAGCAGACGGGTCTGTACTGCGCGCTGGTGGAGAACTCCATGAGCGTGGTGCTGCTGGAGCTGGAGGAGATCCGCGATCCGCTGCGCCTGCCTCACTCCGTGCGCCTCCTCAAAGACAAACAGGGAGCTTTGCAGGCCTGGAAGAGAAGGAAGAGGTGGGCGTTCTGGGACGGGAAGTCAGAGCGTGTGACCTCTCTGGAGCCCTCGGCGCGCTTCTGGAGGGAGGTGCGCTACCATATGCCTGTCAGAGGCAAAGCTAAACAGAGAAACTGGTTTAGTTTCTAGATGAACACTAATGTGAATACTCAGGGTCAGGTTGTAAAGTTCCCGGATGAATCATAACAATGCAGTCTTTCctctctttgtttttttgtttgtttgtttgtttctgagGAGAAAAACTAGACAAGACGAGGccaaaagaaagagaaattaatacttttattcatcaaggatgcattaaattaatcaaaagtgacagtaaagacatttataatgtgacaaattatttgtatttcaaataaatgctattcctttgaactttctattcatcaaaacatcctgaaaaataaaatgaatcagtTTACACACAAATACgaagcagaacaactgttttcaaaattattatgttattgttttcaacatatttcacaatttttacagtttttagagtatttttgatcaaataaatgcagccttggtgagcagaagagtcccctttcaaaaaaagaaaaagtaatatttaatataactaattactaaatatatatatatatatatgagatataagagaggtgtttttttttttttttggagaaaatGAATTGGATTTTTTCTTCTGGAACTCAACTGTTTCTCTGATTGCAACCTCAAAATATCGACCACAAAACTGTTCATGAGGCCCCAGAGATGAATCGTAAGGCCTGTTTGTGGCTTGAACATGAAACCAGACCTGATGTGGTTCATGATATTTTCTGGTTTACACGAGAGGTACGTCAGAGTGTGCTGAGAATGAGATAAAGAAAACTGTTGCACATAAAGAGTGGGCAGAAAAAAGcatctgtaaataaaatatgaaaaaatagcATTAATTATGTACATAAGAGATTTCTTACGATTTTGTTGTGGGATACATACTGTGCATTGGTCATTATATAATGCAAAATTGGATTGTCTCACATTCTGTTGAGCAGTCCTATGttaatttttaagattttagcTCCAAACATACCATATGGTTTTATGTACAGTATGgattacatttttactgtaaataggAAGAGACCGAAAACgatttgttaaaatgttaaaataccaTCTCACTCTAAGTAATCTGTTTGTAGTTTGACTTCCTGCAAGTGTACCTCTGACACTTAACACattgttctgtttgtttgagcatgCTGTTTGTTAGCCGGGACTATCCGTTTGTCCCAGTCAATGCAGATGAAACCTGTTTGAGGACGGTCATTGGTTCTGCTGTTCTGTTTGACAGCTAAAAGTACATTAGTGACGTGCTTCTCCttttcagctaaaaaaaaaaagcaccaacCGCAAACACCGACCCAGATTCTTCTCCACGGATTTCCGTTCAATGCTACCAGTTTCTGTGACCCACGACTTCAGTCAGATCATACACATGTACGAGTTAGGGTTCGATCAGTttaaacatgtaaaataaacCGAAATGAAACATCTGTGAGCAAtctgtcatatatatatatatatatatatatatatatatatatatatatgcatgcatacatgcaGGTAATTCTAGAATTGGGGGTGCATTTCACGTCTTCTAGGTAAACGATTTATATTAAGCTATCACCAAAAATTTTGTCttgaaaataataactgaaagaCTGCCACTACACCTATTATTGACTGTCTTCGCCTCCTGATTCATACATTCAGCTTgaattataatgaaataattaagtctaattttcatattttgtgtttaCTCAAGTTACATAATTGCATAAAATATCTAATTTTTggaatatttgtaatttcattaataaaacaaaatacattttgtgtctGTCCCTACGTTCTGGTCAACTCTGTTACTTCAGTTATAAATAGgcataaaaatctttaaagcatTCATAGAAAAAACATGTGACTTGCACCAAGTGATGTCACTTCCTTTGCTAGGAGTCTTTGGAAGGCATTGATGTGTGTCTTTATTCCCATTAATTTGTACAAAATGTTTAGGATACACCAATAGTAGATGAATTATTTGTCAAATCTGTTATTGTGATTTTGCTGTGACTCTCtcattcactttttaaaaacaataatatgatGGAAATCCATAAAATTCTGTTTTAGACATGCCGTGTGGTATCTGGTTTGAGGGTTAGCATCTTGAGCTAAAGCACAAAATGGTGGAAAATGTCAACTCTGTTATTGTCAACTCTgttagttttttaaaaagtttaatgatAACAGAGTTGACAATGAGTAACAGTCAAATGTTCCCAATCACATTCaagtattttgcattattattgtttattttggattctgggtcattttactgtaaatgataCATTTGTTTTACATCATTACAGGCTAAAGAAATTGAATTACAGGTAAATTaacctctcagcagcagaaAGGCAAGGGCAACAGAGGGCACAGCGACATGCTGACCCTGTAAGGAAGACAGAAAATAGACAGAGACAGACgacacaaaaggaaaaaagcaccactactcaaaattaatgttttgctcTAATGTTTATGAATACTAATGTAAACATATGGCTACAAAGAATTACAACATTCTTGCAAACTGCTGTTCCTTGAATCAAGAGCTCTGTCTTTTATTATGTCTATAAAAAAACTTGCATAGTGCACATTTAAGTACTAAATAAAGACATATGGGCACAAATTGCCAATAATTGATTTGCATGCTGATTtcttatgtcattttattttccagaTCTTTGGACACATTAAGTTAATTTTCAGTTACATGAAAGATCTGTAATTcacatgtattttataaaattaaatagttt from the Onychostoma macrolepis isolate SWU-2019 chromosome 09, ASM1243209v1, whole genome shotgun sequence genome contains:
- the zmp:0000000936 gene encoding interleukin-1 receptor type 1; the protein is MGRSSLIFLVAVLWAAECGVISTKEPLGSGSCKDFKQAFDRTFSIPGEVAIMECPLLLHYFFDPAETMYNVTWYDERTGSEITELEQSIMLKKTQVWFFNVTLQQQGKYTCVVRTVNECYKQATELVVTEMTSENCVRPQRGLQRLNIHVNDLLACPLRKYLASVDSPSIQWYKNCELLQEDEKFGPNKDMLNIIKVNHDDAGFYTCKMTFRLAGVIREMAETIECEVKEEQLMKPRMIEPINEIIKLERGSSFRKDCVIEVQGKGISTVDMIWTVLLESDEELISRNTSHRIHQEPMKESRTEDGYHVVRTLSLSAVSEEDFYLNFTCVVFSTRGHSSGQITLVPADPNLLLPLGLLLGSVALLFVTGVLLCTIFKVELALWVRTVFPFIYKTTDGDGKQYDAYIAYPRVLEGSSEKAEIFAMSTLPQVLEGQYGYKLFILGRDGLPGEAVVDVVQDALSRCRRLLLLYTASSLCSPEAQEWAEQQTGLYCALVENSMSVVLLELEEIRDPLRLPHSVRLLKDKQGALQAWKRRKRWAFWDGKSERVTSLEPSARFWREVRYHMPVRGKAKQRNWFSF